The proteins below come from a single Holdemania massiliensis genomic window:
- a CDS encoding amidohydrolase, which yields MIAITHGKLLTITNGTIEDGTLLIDNGKITAIGTDISIPEGAEVIDASGKWVTPGLIDAHTHISTFNEPHWMPHIGDGNEITAPVTAQIRGIDALNPFDMAISAARSAGFTTCYTGPGSANVIGGTGLSFKLKNAATVQEIAIEGSEMMKMALGENPKRCYGSEKKMPMTRMGTGAVLRKALFEAKQYSDDLAKGKDIKRDFDLEALVPVVRGEMRCRIHCHRADDIVTAIRIAEEFQLDYTIEHCTEGYKILDFLKAKKAKVVIGPLLMGPQKFEIWGCRQDTPAVFEKAGIEDFCLMADDSSATKWLPVHVGIAMRQGLSFEQALKCVTINPARLLQLEDRVGSLEVGKDADIAIFNGMPFSNLTLCEQVIIDGKREFTRQQGDL from the coding sequence ATGATCGCTATCACACACGGCAAACTGCTGACCATCACCAATGGAACGATTGAAGACGGAACGCTGCTTATCGACAACGGCAAGATCACAGCGATTGGAACCGACATTTCCATTCCCGAAGGAGCTGAGGTCATCGACGCTTCCGGGAAATGGGTGACGCCGGGACTGATCGACGCTCACACGCACATCTCTACGTTCAATGAACCGCATTGGATGCCGCATATCGGCGACGGCAATGAAATCACAGCACCGGTCACGGCTCAGATCCGCGGGATTGACGCGCTGAATCCATTTGACATGGCAATTAGTGCAGCCCGCTCAGCGGGGTTTACGACCTGCTACACCGGCCCGGGCAGTGCCAATGTTATCGGCGGCACGGGTTTAAGCTTCAAGCTGAAAAACGCCGCGACCGTTCAGGAAATCGCGATTGAAGGCTCAGAAATGATGAAAATGGCGCTGGGGGAAAATCCGAAGCGCTGTTATGGTTCGGAAAAGAAAATGCCGATGACCCGCATGGGTACCGGCGCGGTTCTGCGCAAAGCGTTATTCGAGGCAAAGCAGTACAGCGACGATCTGGCAAAAGGCAAGGATATCAAGCGCGACTTTGATCTGGAAGCCCTCGTTCCGGTTGTCCGCGGTGAAATGCGCTGCCGGATTCACTGCCATCGGGCTGACGATATCGTCACGGCGATCCGCATCGCTGAGGAATTCCAGCTGGATTACACGATTGAACACTGCACTGAAGGCTATAAGATCCTGGACTTTTTGAAAGCAAAAAAAGCCAAGGTTGTCATCGGTCCGCTGCTGATGGGTCCGCAGAAATTTGAGATCTGGGGCTGCCGTCAGGATACGCCGGCGGTCTTTGAAAAGGCCGGCATCGAAGACTTCTGTCTGATGGCCGATGATTCTTCCGCAACCAAATGGCTGCCGGTACACGTCGGCATCGCGATGCGCCAGGGCCTCAGCTTTGAACAGGCGCTGAAATGCGTAACGATCAATCCGGCACGCTTATTGCAGCTGGAAGATCGGGTCGGTTCCCTGGAAGTCGGCAAAGACGCGGATATCGCGATCTTTAACGGCATGCCATTCTCCAACCTGACCTTATGCGAGCAGGTCATCATTGACGGTAAGCGGGAATTCACCCGTCAGCAGGGGGATTTATGA
- a CDS encoding amidohydrolase — protein sequence MIAIVHGKLFTVTQGVIEDGTILIDGSRITAIGKDIEIPSQAQILDACGKWVTPGLIDAHSHLSGLNEPAWMPSTMDANEITNPVTAQVRMLDAFNPFDEAIPKVRNAGFTTCCTLPGSANVIGGIGFSFKLKKAATVQDMMIPGTEVMKMALGENPKRCYGPDKKMPMTRMGTGAVLRETLFQAKVYSDKLKKAETDPSVQVEPDFRLDPLVPVVRGERRCRIHCHQADDIVTAIRIAEEFNLCYAIEHCTEGYKIKEFLKEKNITAVVGPLKMGPMKFEIWGCRQDTPAVFEEAGINFCLTADGASDTVWLPTDIGIAMRYGLSFETALESVTLRPARLLGLEDRIGSLEVGKDADIAIFDGMPFENLTSCLATIIEGKIEHCAL from the coding sequence ATGATTGCAATCGTACATGGAAAATTATTCACTGTCACGCAGGGTGTCATCGAAGACGGCACGATCCTGATTGACGGAAGCCGGATCACAGCGATCGGCAAAGATATTGAAATTCCTTCTCAGGCTCAGATTCTTGACGCCTGCGGCAAATGGGTCACTCCGGGTTTGATCGACGCCCACAGCCATCTGTCCGGCTTAAATGAACCGGCCTGGATGCCTTCGACCATGGATGCCAATGAAATTACCAATCCGGTAACCGCCCAGGTGCGGATGCTGGATGCCTTCAATCCATTTGATGAAGCGATTCCCAAGGTCAGAAACGCCGGGTTTACAACCTGCTGTACACTGCCGGGCAGCGCTAATGTCATCGGCGGCATCGGCTTCTCGTTTAAGCTGAAAAAGGCCGCGACGGTTCAGGACATGATGATTCCGGGAACGGAGGTCATGAAAATGGCGCTGGGTGAAAATCCAAAGCGCTGTTATGGGCCGGATAAAAAAATGCCGATGACCCGCATGGGTACCGGCGCTGTTTTACGCGAAACCTTATTTCAGGCCAAGGTGTATTCCGATAAACTGAAGAAAGCGGAAACCGATCCGTCGGTTCAGGTTGAACCGGATTTCCGCCTGGATCCGCTGGTTCCGGTTGTCCGCGGAGAACGCCGCTGCCGGATTCACTGCCATCAGGCTGACGATATCGTCACCGCGATCCGGATCGCTGAAGAATTCAATCTGTGCTATGCGATTGAGCATTGCACAGAAGGCTATAAAATTAAAGAATTCTTGAAAGAAAAGAACATCACGGCGGTGGTCGGACCGTTGAAAATGGGACCGATGAAATTTGAAATCTGGGGCTGCCGTCAGGATACCCCGGCGGTTTTTGAAGAAGCCGGAATCAATTTCTGTCTGACCGCGGACGGCGCTTCGGATACAGTCTGGCTGCCGACGGATATCGGAATTGCGATGCGCTATGGATTAAGCTTTGAAACAGCACTGGAATCGGTTACCCTTCGCCCAGCCCGGCTCTTAGGCCTTGAAGACCGCATCGGTTCACTGGAAGTCGGAAAAGACGCGGATATCGCCATTTTTGACGGTATGCCGTTTGAAAATCTGACGTCGTGTCTGGCAACGATCATCGAGGGTAAGATCGAGCACTGCGCGCTCTGA
- a CDS encoding transposase, whose product MPQITVTAKIQIAPSDDDKVLLTSTMSAYTDACNYVSNYVFQTHNLKQFALNKVLYSDLRDRFGLKSQMAQSVLKTVIARYKTILENQNEWMKPNFKKPQYDLVWNRDYSLTHDCFSVNTLNGRVKLPYFAQGMSQYFDHSIYNFGTAKLVNKHGKYFLHIPVTYEVEECSNDEICNIVGIDRGINFVVATYDSQHKSGFVSGKTIKQKRAQYSKLRKELQKRQTPSARRRLKAMGSRENRWMQDLNHQVSKALVESNPKHTLFVLEDLSGVRSVTERVRTKNRYVSVSWSFYDLEQKLIYKAKQNQSLVLKVDPRYTSQCCPVCGHIEKSNRNKKIHLFTCKNCSYQSNDDRIGAMNLYRMGIHYLADSQVPNRVTAE is encoded by the coding sequence ATGCCACAAATTACAGTTACAGCTAAAATACAGATAGCTCCAAGTGATGATGATAAAGTACTGCTTACTTCTACCATGTCCGCTTATACAGATGCTTGTAATTATGTTTCAAACTATGTATTCCAAACACACAACTTAAAGCAGTTTGCCCTTAATAAGGTACTGTATTCTGACTTACGAGATCGATTTGGCTTAAAATCTCAAATGGCTCAGTCTGTTTTAAAGACTGTTATTGCGAGATATAAAACCATTCTTGAAAATCAGAATGAGTGGATGAAACCTAATTTTAAAAAGCCACAATATGACCTTGTTTGGAATCGAGATTATTCTCTTACGCATGACTGCTTTTCAGTCAATACATTGAATGGACGTGTTAAGTTACCTTATTTTGCTCAAGGTATGTCTCAATATTTTGACCATAGTATTTATAATTTTGGCACAGCCAAACTTGTAAATAAGCATGGTAAATATTTTTTACACATCCCCGTTACTTACGAAGTAGAAGAATGTTCTAATGACGAAATTTGCAATATTGTTGGCATCGACAGAGGGATTAACTTTGTTGTTGCTACTTACGATAGTCAACACAAATCAGGTTTTGTTAGTGGCAAAACGATTAAACAAAAAAGAGCACAATATTCTAAACTTCGCAAAGAATTACAAAAGCGTCAGACACCCTCAGCCAGACGAAGATTGAAGGCTATGGGCTCACGAGAAAACCGTTGGATGCAAGATCTTAACCATCAAGTATCAAAGGCACTCGTGGAATCTAACCCAAAGCATACACTCTTTGTTTTAGAAGATTTAAGCGGTGTGCGTTCTGTCACAGAACGAGTGCGTACAAAGAACCGTTATGTATCTGTATCCTGGTCGTTCTACGATTTAGAACAAAAACTTATTTACAAAGCAAAACAAAATCAGTCTCTTGTGCTCAAAGTAGACCCTCGTTATACAAGTCAGTGTTGTCCGGTATGTGGACATATTGAAAAGTCGAATCGTAACAAGAAAATCCATTTGTTTACTTGCAAGAACTGTAGTTATCAATCCAATGATGACCGTATTGGAGCTATGAATCTATATCGTATGGGAATCCACTATCTTGCCGATAGTCAAGTACCTAATAGAGTTACAGCAGAGTAA
- a CDS encoding CPBP family intramembrane glutamic endopeptidase — translation MKTGTKKTKWFLRPDVLYLLCVLGVCFGLGFAAWLRQGEARILIYEGLQKGFTAFPVLAALVTRKITQDQSPWPLSLKLWKRPGLWLFCAVIPGILIVIGAVVYFALFPQTYSGIFRYGPLLGIEGEAPIRSLSAFWLVTVALAAVCFPLQLLELGEELGWRGYLLPKQIQRYGIRKAVLLNSFLWGAAHLPLIYFGFNYSLNNPLAPSSNMVMMMLVCMTLGILCCYVTLISGNCMYAAVIHGVVNLIGEVPVFLSVSLENTLLGPNPTGLIGMLGLMLCALVMLRLLKQAENRLPLNKGRK, via the coding sequence ATGAAGACCGGGACGAAGAAGACGAAGTGGTTTCTTAGACCGGATGTTCTGTACCTGCTTTGCGTTTTAGGTGTTTGCTTTGGGTTGGGCTTTGCAGCTTGGCTGAGGCAGGGGGAGGCACGAATATTGATTTATGAAGGACTGCAGAAAGGATTTACCGCGTTTCCGGTTCTGGCGGCCTTAGTGACAAGGAAGATCACACAGGATCAAAGTCCGTGGCCGTTGTCTTTGAAGCTTTGGAAACGGCCTGGATTGTGGTTGTTCTGTGCTGTTATTCCGGGAATTCTGATCGTGATCGGCGCGGTTGTTTATTTTGCCCTTTTTCCGCAGACTTACAGCGGAATCTTCCGATATGGACCCCTGTTGGGAATCGAAGGCGAAGCCCCGATTCGTTCCCTTTCGGCATTTTGGCTGGTCACAGTGGCTTTGGCTGCGGTCTGCTTTCCGCTGCAGCTGCTGGAACTGGGCGAGGAGCTAGGCTGGCGCGGGTATCTTCTGCCAAAGCAGATCCAGCGTTACGGTATTCGTAAAGCTGTGCTTCTCAACAGTTTTCTTTGGGGTGCAGCGCATCTGCCTTTAATCTATTTCGGCTTTAATTACAGTCTGAATAATCCGCTGGCGCCGTCTAGCAATATGGTCATGATGATGCTGGTGTGCATGACGCTGGGGATCCTTTGCTGCTATGTCACCCTCATCAGCGGAAATTGCATGTATGCCGCGGTCATTCATGGGGTAGTTAATCTGATCGGAGAAGTCCCGGTCTTCCTTTCCGTCAGTCTGGAAAATACGCTGCTGGGCCCCAATCCTACCGGTTTGATCGGAATGCTTGGGCTGATGCTCTGCGCTCTGGTTATGTTAAGGCTGCTGAAACAAGCAGAAAATCGCCTGCCCCTGAATAAAGGCAGGAAGTGA
- a CDS encoding LytTR family DNA-binding domain-containing protein → MRVVIRNVTSRQEEQVVLECVAFTPEFEDIRNYCLSKEKSLIGMTGSTQRPVYYDEILYIEAVGEKTFAYTETGVFELRTRLYKLEEQLRSEKFVRCSKAFLISLMKVESIRPAINGRYCARMKNGEEVIISRRYVRQVKRQIKEELTWNLKNF, encoded by the coding sequence ATGCGTGTTGTGATTCGAAATGTGACTTCACGTCAGGAAGAACAGGTGGTGCTGGAATGCGTTGCATTCACGCCGGAATTTGAAGATATCAGAAATTACTGCTTATCCAAGGAAAAATCACTGATCGGCATGACCGGAAGCACGCAGCGTCCAGTTTACTACGATGAGATTTTGTATATTGAGGCCGTGGGTGAAAAGACCTTTGCGTATACCGAAACTGGCGTCTTTGAACTGCGGACACGGTTGTATAAACTGGAAGAACAGCTGCGCAGTGAGAAATTTGTCCGGTGTTCCAAAGCGTTTCTGATCTCGCTGATGAAGGTGGAATCGATTCGTCCGGCGATCAATGGCCGTTACTGCGCACGGATGAAAAATGGCGAAGAGGTCATTATTTCCCGCCGCTATGTTCGGCAGGTAAAGCGGCAGATTAAGGAGGAACTGACATGGAATTTAAAGAATTTCTAA
- a CDS encoding PadR family transcriptional regulator, which yields MDSQLKKGLLEICVLAALAKQDSYGYQIIKDVSQVIEISESTLYPILKRLETSHDLETYSVEHNSRLRKYYRLTDSGRRHITDFLDDWKAVVAVIDFIKGEVHYD from the coding sequence ATGGATAGTCAACTGAAAAAAGGCTTATTGGAAATCTGTGTACTGGCCGCCCTGGCCAAGCAGGATTCTTATGGTTATCAAATCATCAAAGACGTATCCCAGGTGATCGAGATCTCAGAATCAACGTTGTACCCAATTCTGAAGCGGCTGGAAACCAGTCATGATCTGGAGACCTATTCTGTTGAACATAACAGCCGGCTGCGTAAATATTATCGGCTGACTGACAGCGGCCGCCGGCATATCACTGATTTTCTGGATGACTGGAAAGCGGTGGTGGCCGTGATCGATTTTATTAAAGGAGAAGTTCACTATGACTGA
- a CDS encoding HAAS signaling domain-containing protein: MTEKEYLDALNKALKWLPKSEKDLCFDYAREMIEDRIENGLSESEAVAQLETPQQLAKAFLEDRGSLKFKFSLPLNNVSTLILLILGFPLWGTLLLAGLMILLAGFLIAGCVPFVCVVMTVSLLFVALVSISASPLVMASVSLGVGILQCGIGVIALGGLLLTALGASVTIPLFKTLVINTTQFLRSLFFQEVKKW; the protein is encoded by the coding sequence ATGACTGAAAAAGAATATCTTGACGCGTTAAACAAAGCGCTGAAATGGCTGCCTAAATCAGAAAAAGACCTCTGTTTCGATTATGCCCGGGAAATGATTGAGGATCGGATTGAAAACGGGCTGTCTGAAAGTGAAGCTGTAGCGCAGCTTGAAACACCGCAGCAGCTGGCTAAAGCGTTTCTTGAGGACCGCGGCAGTCTGAAATTTAAGTTTTCTCTGCCGTTAAACAATGTCAGTACGCTCATTCTGTTAATCTTGGGCTTTCCGTTATGGGGAACTTTGCTTCTTGCGGGTTTAATGATTTTGTTAGCCGGATTCTTGATTGCCGGATGTGTTCCGTTTGTCTGCGTCGTCATGACAGTCAGCCTGTTGTTTGTCGCGCTGGTCAGCATCAGCGCCAGTCCGCTGGTCATGGCCAGCGTCTCGCTTGGCGTCGGAATCCTTCAGTGCGGAATCGGCGTCATCGCCTTAGGCGGTCTGCTTTTAACAGCCCTGGGTGCTTCCGTTACCATTCCGCTGTTTAAGACTTTGGTCATCAACACCACGCAGTTTCTGCGGTCCCTATTTTTTCAGGAGGTAAAGAAATGGTAA
- a CDS encoding CPBP family intramembrane glutamic endopeptidase, with protein MNLSHSSGTKKQLGLFAGLTLIFLIFFTILYAAQRDDRLLSLLMLTPALSVLIVNRLTHDHRSLFLKPQLKRNAFTYGLSWFLPPVLAFLGAGLSFLFFPAHFQPLASSFAVKNGITDLSALGSQLIPMVLLAMLVNPFGGLLPALGEELAWRGWLLPRLQEFLGVRRAVLATSLIWGLWHAPIILLGYNYGPDHPLLGVLMQLWLCLIQGVILAWLQLKSQSVWTCALWHASLNGIDLYTASALLTAGTLSPLIGPDLTGLIGGLGFAAAAVFCWKQLKLTPDCPAISIPSHFER; from the coding sequence ATGAATTTATCGCATTCTTCCGGCACAAAAAAACAGCTCGGTCTTTTTGCCGGACTGACTCTGATCTTTCTGATTTTCTTTACAATTTTATACGCCGCTCAGCGGGATGACCGGCTGCTTTCTTTGTTGATGCTGACCCCGGCGCTCAGTGTTCTGATCGTTAACCGGCTGACCCACGATCATCGCTCTTTGTTTTTGAAGCCGCAGCTGAAGCGCAATGCTTTCACTTACGGCCTCAGCTGGTTTCTGCCGCCCGTTTTGGCCTTTCTTGGTGCAGGTCTTTCCTTTCTTTTCTTTCCCGCTCATTTTCAGCCGCTAGCATCCAGCTTTGCGGTCAAAAATGGCATTACTGACCTGTCGGCACTGGGATCGCAGCTGATTCCGATGGTTCTGCTTGCGATGCTTGTCAATCCCTTCGGCGGTCTGCTTCCAGCCCTGGGGGAAGAATTAGCCTGGCGGGGCTGGCTGCTTCCCCGCCTGCAGGAATTTCTGGGAGTGAGAAGAGCGGTTCTTGCGACGAGTTTGATCTGGGGATTGTGGCATGCCCCTATCATCCTGTTAGGTTATAATTACGGACCCGACCATCCGCTGCTCGGCGTGCTGATGCAGTTGTGGTTATGCTTGATACAGGGTGTGATTCTGGCATGGCTGCAGCTGAAAAGCCAATCGGTGTGGACCTGTGCCTTATGGCATGCTTCCCTCAACGGCATTGACCTCTACACTGCCTCTGCGCTGCTGACTGCCGGAACTCTCAGCCCTCTGATCGGGCCGGATCTGACCGGACTGATCGGTGGATTGGGCTTTGCCGCAGCCGCTGTCTTCTGTTGGAAACAACTGAAATTGACGCCGGATTGCCCTGCCATTTCAATTCCTTCCCACTTTGAACGATGA
- a CDS encoding DUF3795 domain-containing protein, translating to MDEQLLGKCGYYCGSCPTLIQGICPGCLKAHRTGDCFTRDCVLRQGLTACGECRIFPCETIMTRPRCTVLDKDWLKWKKQTMPIK from the coding sequence ATGGATGAACAATTATTAGGTAAATGCGGCTATTACTGCGGCAGCTGTCCAACCTTGATTCAAGGAATCTGCCCGGGATGTTTGAAAGCCCATCGGACAGGGGATTGTTTTACCCGGGACTGCGTACTTCGTCAGGGATTAACGGCATGCGGAGAATGCCGGATTTTTCCCTGTGAAACCATCATGACCCGGCCGCGCTGTACTGTGCTGGATAAAGACTGGCTGAAGTGGAAGAAACAAACGATGCCGATAAAATAA
- a CDS encoding helix-turn-helix transcriptional regulator has protein sequence MEKASTDFVRNNMLINYCLWDDKELLIESFVKNNQIPLRFDLKEYYFCITGIDKKYNLIVDSKIFQQQVEATHAIYREIEKLLDKNHCRGNCFLIKVDNSKQLAVLFSKDVDCQKSAVQIGEEIHRYFLQRPPYSTENQRFVATSLTGAYQGYEGMHWAYLKARQLNDLHFFELNCLVITEEVLKQRIDPGILAIYENCRRLRNELCTGNLSAVLEQVNYVFDYLIRNSLDMNCCMAAHTFVMAILSLFVKVYGVQLDLDFTPQDFFSLSEYQNHLENQIRRLYQDRECSPWYTAEVLLALGFIHENYMKDISLKLVAEYTNTNVSHLSSEFNRQTGRSLPDFISGLRIEKACRDLEKTTMTINQISREVGFNSVRYFTEIFKKYCGKTPIQYRLQFKPIEPQD, from the coding sequence TTGGAAAAAGCATCAACGGATTTTGTCCGAAATAATATGCTGATCAATTATTGCTTGTGGGATGATAAAGAATTGTTGATTGAAAGTTTTGTTAAAAACAATCAAATTCCGCTGCGGTTTGATTTAAAGGAATATTATTTCTGTATTACTGGGATTGACAAGAAATATAATCTGATCGTTGATTCTAAGATCTTTCAGCAGCAAGTGGAAGCCACACACGCGATTTATAGGGAAATTGAAAAACTGCTGGATAAAAATCATTGCCGGGGAAATTGTTTTCTGATTAAAGTTGATAATTCCAAACAGCTGGCTGTGCTGTTTAGTAAAGATGTGGATTGTCAGAAAAGTGCAGTACAGATTGGAGAAGAAATTCATCGTTATTTTCTGCAGCGTCCTCCTTATTCAACGGAAAATCAGCGCTTTGTTGCCACTTCGCTGACGGGAGCCTACCAGGGGTATGAAGGTATGCATTGGGCTTATTTAAAAGCTCGTCAGCTGAATGATCTGCATTTTTTTGAATTAAACTGCCTGGTGATCACAGAAGAAGTATTGAAACAACGAATTGATCCGGGTATTCTTGCAATCTATGAGAACTGCCGGCGGCTGCGCAACGAGCTATGTACCGGTAATCTGTCAGCTGTTTTAGAACAGGTGAATTATGTCTTCGATTATTTGATTCGTAATTCGCTGGATATGAACTGCTGCATGGCCGCGCATACCTTTGTCATGGCTATCCTGAGCTTGTTTGTTAAGGTATACGGTGTGCAGCTGGACCTTGATTTTACACCACAGGATTTTTTCTCGCTGAGTGAATATCAAAATCATTTAGAGAATCAAATTCGTCGGCTTTATCAAGACAGAGAGTGCAGCCCTTGGTATACAGCGGAAGTCCTGTTAGCGCTGGGATTTATCCATGAGAATTATATGAAGGATATTTCATTAAAATTGGTCGCGGAATACACCAATACGAATGTCAGCCATCTCAGCAGTGAATTCAATCGTCAGACCGGCCGTTCTTTACCCGATTTTATCTCGGGCCTGCGAATAGAAAAAGCCTGCAGAGATTTGGAAAAAACAACAATGACGATAAACCAAATCAGCCGTGAGGTCGGTTTCAACAGCGTACGCTACTTTACGGAAATTTTTAAAAAGTATTGCGGGAAGACGCCGATCCAATATCGTTTACAGTTCAAGCCGATAGAACCACAAGATTAA